In Streptomyces violaceusniger Tu 4113, one DNA window encodes the following:
- a CDS encoding FAD-dependent oxidoreductase, which produces MERTTCCVVGGGPAGMVLGLLLARAGVEVTVLEKHGDFLRDFRGDTVHPSTLRLLDDLGLAERFAALPQRHVHSVQLPIGRDGDLFTVGDISSLPGKYNYVAMVPQWDLLDLLADEAKREPTFQLRMNTEVTSFLMERGRVTGVRYRDRVAGSTGELRATLTVACDGRGSLARVLPELGLREFPCPMDVWWFRLPREERDPQGLVGNAGERYLTAMIDRGDYWQCAVLIPKGADDAWRAQPLDQFLASFAEATPWIRRGVPDREPRPRSWDEVKLLDVRMDRLRRWHRPGLLCIGDAAHAMSPVFGIGINLAVEDAVAAARHLAGPLRKGTVGLADVRAIQNRRWPTAAGTQILQRIAHARVIEPLLQGRSPAVAGQPLRLTQVLTKAPWLKRGPAYFLAYGAGRERPPAASLRPSG; this is translated from the coding sequence ATGGAGCGGACCACATGCTGTGTGGTGGGCGGCGGGCCCGCCGGGATGGTCCTCGGGCTGCTGCTGGCCCGGGCCGGGGTGGAGGTCACCGTCCTGGAGAAGCACGGGGACTTCCTGCGTGACTTCCGCGGCGACACGGTCCATCCCAGCACGCTGCGGCTCCTGGACGACCTGGGCCTCGCCGAGCGGTTCGCGGCCCTGCCGCAGCGGCATGTGCACTCCGTCCAGCTCCCCATCGGACGGGACGGCGATCTGTTCACGGTCGGCGACATCAGCTCGCTGCCGGGGAAGTACAACTACGTCGCGATGGTGCCCCAGTGGGATCTGCTCGATCTGCTGGCGGACGAGGCCAAGCGGGAGCCCACCTTCCAGTTGCGGATGAACACCGAGGTGACCTCCTTCCTCATGGAGCGCGGACGGGTCACCGGAGTGCGCTACCGCGACCGCGTCGCCGGCTCCACCGGCGAGCTGCGCGCCACCCTCACCGTGGCCTGCGACGGCCGGGGGTCGCTCGCCCGCGTCCTGCCCGAGCTGGGGCTGCGGGAGTTCCCCTGCCCGATGGACGTCTGGTGGTTCCGGCTGCCGCGCGAGGAGCGCGACCCGCAAGGGCTGGTGGGCAACGCCGGCGAGCGCTATCTCACGGCCATGATCGACCGCGGGGACTACTGGCAGTGCGCCGTCCTGATCCCCAAGGGGGCCGACGACGCCTGGCGCGCCCAGCCCCTCGACCAGTTCCTCGCCTCGTTCGCCGAGGCCACGCCATGGATACGGCGGGGCGTGCCCGACCGCGAGCCCCGCCCGCGGTCCTGGGACGAGGTCAAGCTGCTGGACGTCCGGATGGACCGGCTCCGCCGCTGGCACCGTCCCGGACTGCTGTGCATCGGGGACGCGGCCCACGCGATGTCGCCCGTGTTCGGGATCGGCATCAACCTCGCCGTCGAGGACGCGGTCGCCGCCGCCCGCCATCTGGCCGGGCCGCTGCGGAAGGGCACCGTGGGCCTCGCCGACGTACGCGCCATCCAGAACCGCCGGTGGCCGACCGCCGCCGGGACGCAGATACTGCAGCGGATCGCCCACGCACGGGTCATCGAGCCGCTGCTGCAGGGGCGTTCACCGGCCGTCGCGGGGCAGCCGCTGCGGCTGACCCAGGTGCTCACCAAGGCGCCCTGGCTGAAGCGGGGGCCCGCGTACTTCCTCGCCTACGGCGCCGGCCGCGAGCGGCCCCCGGCCGCGTCGCTGCGGCCTTCCGGATGA
- a CDS encoding amino acid permease, whose amino-acid sequence MSTAWSSSGPAPQRDDEQRLRELGYQPVLARRMGGFGNFAISFSVISILSGCMTLYGFGLDTGGPAVMMWGWAGVGLFVLCVGLALAEVTSAYPTSGALYYMADRLGGRRWGWYTGWLNLLGLLGAIAGIDYGAALFTGALFNLQWGFDPTPESTMVIFVCILLLHAVLNLFGVRLVSVLNSVSVWWHLAGVAIIVGALAIVPSHHQSPGFVFTEFVNDTGWSNPLYVAAIGLLLAQYTFSGYDASAHLSEETSNASVFAARGIVRAIWVSWVAGFVLLAGLTFAIQDYAGTQKSATGVPPAQILIDALGTSGATAMLLVVIVAQLFCGNAEVAAASRMVFAFSRDGALPGSRLWQRVSSRTQTPVHAVWLSVAVACVLALPSLYSETAYGAVTAINVIGITPAYAIPIFLRLRAGDRFQPGPWQLGRWSKPVGWVAVVWVAVVTVLFCLPQSSPVTADSMNYASIALAVVLLLATIWWFVARRSYNTPSAYGTAREQAEIAEGIV is encoded by the coding sequence ATGTCCACGGCATGGTCGAGTTCGGGTCCCGCTCCCCAACGGGACGACGAACAGCGGCTGCGTGAGCTCGGCTATCAACCCGTACTGGCCCGCCGCATGGGCGGGTTCGGCAATTTCGCCATCAGTTTCTCGGTCATCTCCATTCTCTCCGGCTGCATGACGCTGTACGGCTTCGGGCTGGACACCGGAGGCCCCGCGGTCATGATGTGGGGCTGGGCCGGAGTGGGGCTCTTCGTCCTGTGCGTCGGGCTCGCCCTGGCGGAGGTGACCAGCGCCTATCCCACCTCGGGAGCGCTGTACTACATGGCCGACCGGCTGGGCGGACGGAGGTGGGGCTGGTACACCGGCTGGCTCAATCTGCTGGGGCTGCTCGGGGCCATCGCCGGAATCGACTACGGCGCCGCCCTGTTCACCGGGGCGCTCTTCAACCTCCAGTGGGGATTCGATCCCACACCGGAATCGACCATGGTCATCTTCGTCTGCATTCTGCTGCTGCACGCGGTGCTGAATCTGTTCGGGGTGCGGCTGGTCAGCGTGCTCAACTCGGTCAGTGTGTGGTGGCATCTGGCCGGTGTCGCCATCATCGTCGGCGCATTGGCGATCGTGCCCTCCCACCACCAGTCGCCCGGATTCGTCTTCACCGAATTCGTCAATGACACCGGCTGGTCTAATCCGCTGTACGTGGCCGCGATCGGACTGCTGCTCGCCCAGTACACCTTCTCCGGCTACGACGCCTCCGCGCATCTGTCCGAGGAGACCTCCAACGCCTCCGTCTTCGCCGCCCGGGGGATCGTCCGCGCCATCTGGGTATCCTGGGTGGCCGGGTTCGTGCTGCTGGCCGGGCTCACCTTCGCCATCCAGGACTACGCCGGTACGCAGAAGAGCGCCACCGGAGTGCCCCCGGCGCAGATCCTTATCGACGCCCTGGGGACGAGCGGTGCCACCGCGATGCTGCTCGTCGTCATCGTGGCGCAGCTCTTCTGCGGGAACGCCGAGGTGGCGGCGGCCAGCCGGATGGTGTTCGCGTTCAGCCGGGACGGCGCGCTGCCCGGCTCACGGCTGTGGCAGCGGGTCAGCTCCCGCACCCAGACGCCGGTGCACGCGGTCTGGCTGTCGGTGGCGGTGGCATGTGTGCTGGCCCTGCCGTCCCTGTACTCCGAGACGGCCTACGGCGCGGTGACCGCCATCAACGTCATCGGGATCACCCCCGCCTACGCCATCCCCATCTTCCTGCGGCTGCGCGCCGGGGACCGGTTCCAGCCGGGCCCGTGGCAGCTGGGCCGCTGGAGCAAACCGGTGGGCTGGGTCGCGGTGGTGTGGGTGGCCGTGGTGACGGTGCTGTTCTGTCTGCCGCAGTCCAGTCCGGTGACGGCCGACTCGATGAACTACGCCTCGATCGCCCTGGCCGTGGTACTGCTGCTGGCCACGATCTGGTGGTTCGTGGCCCGCCGCTCGTACAACACGCCCTCCGCGTACGGCACGGCGCGCGAACAGGCGGAGATCGCCGAGGGCATCGTCTGA
- a CDS encoding FGGY family carbohydrate kinase gives MLPAERRHRTPADPATGPVLAVDQGTSGTKALVLCPERGVIGSAEVSVRPRYLPGGLVEVDPAALLTSVLEAGRQALAAAGEPVVAVGLANQGETVLAWDPVTGDPLTDALVWQDRRARTVCEQLAPHAETLRELTGLPLDPYFAAPKMAWIRRHLTDEGVVTTSDAWLVHRLTGAFVTDAATAGRTGLLDLDRVAWSPKALDLYGLTAERLPRVVDAAGPVGTTTAFGGEVPLTGLLVDQQAALLAQRVTEPGTAKCTYGTGAFLLAQTGDRPRRGPHGLVSCVAWRFGGRTSYCLDGQVYTAASAVRWLSDLGVIQGPQDLDPVGRTVSDAGGVTFVPALAGLAAPWWRGDLKGSLTGLGLDTTAGHLVRALCEGIAAQVVEIAEAAASDLGAPLTVLRVDGGLTRSALLMQTQADLLQRPVEVSALPDVTALGVGAAARLGLDPGLTVEEAVPAWEPAAVYEPRISAERAAERLAGFRSAVASLLDQAPTAAAHD, from the coding sequence ATGCTGCCTGCAGAGCGTCGCCACCGCACCCCGGCCGACCCCGCGACCGGCCCGGTCCTCGCCGTCGACCAAGGCACCTCGGGCACCAAGGCGTTGGTGCTGTGTCCCGAGCGCGGGGTGATCGGCTCCGCCGAGGTCTCCGTGCGCCCCCGCTATCTGCCCGGCGGACTGGTCGAGGTCGATCCGGCCGCGTTGCTCACCTCGGTCCTCGAGGCCGGACGCCAGGCTCTCGCGGCCGCGGGAGAGCCGGTCGTGGCGGTCGGGCTGGCCAACCAGGGCGAGACCGTGCTGGCCTGGGACCCCGTCACGGGCGACCCGCTGACCGACGCGCTGGTCTGGCAGGACCGGCGGGCGCGGACGGTGTGCGAACAGCTCGCGCCGCACGCCGAGACACTGCGCGAACTCACCGGACTGCCCCTCGATCCGTACTTCGCGGCGCCCAAGATGGCGTGGATCCGGCGCCATCTGACCGACGAGGGCGTGGTCACCACCAGCGACGCCTGGCTGGTCCACCGGCTCACCGGCGCGTTCGTCACCGACGCCGCCACCGCGGGGCGCACCGGGCTGCTCGACCTCGACCGTGTCGCCTGGTCCCCGAAGGCGCTGGACCTCTACGGGCTGACCGCCGAACGGCTGCCGCGCGTCGTCGACGCCGCCGGGCCCGTCGGCACCACCACGGCCTTCGGCGGCGAAGTCCCGCTCACCGGGCTCCTCGTCGACCAGCAGGCCGCCCTGCTGGCGCAGCGGGTGACCGAGCCGGGCACCGCCAAGTGCACCTACGGCACCGGGGCCTTCCTCCTCGCCCAGACCGGGGACCGGCCCCGGCGCGGCCCCCATGGCCTGGTCTCCTGCGTGGCCTGGCGGTTCGGCGGGCGCACCAGCTACTGCCTGGACGGCCAGGTGTACACCGCCGCCTCCGCGGTGCGCTGGCTCAGCGACCTGGGGGTGATCCAAGGGCCCCAGGACCTCGACCCGGTCGGCCGGACCGTGTCCGACGCCGGGGGAGTCACCTTCGTACCGGCGCTCGCCGGACTCGCGGCGCCGTGGTGGCGCGGCGACCTCAAGGGTTCGCTGACCGGGCTCGGCCTCGACACCACCGCCGGGCATCTGGTGCGCGCCCTGTGCGAGGGCATCGCCGCCCAGGTGGTGGAGATCGCCGAGGCGGCCGCTTCCGACCTGGGCGCGCCGCTGACCGTCCTGCGGGTCGACGGGGGACTGACCCGCTCGGCGTTGCTGATGCAGACTCAGGCCGATCTGCTGCAGCGGCCGGTGGAGGTGTCGGCGCTGCCGGATGTCACGGCGCTGGGCGTGGGCGCCGCCGCGCGGCTGGGGCTCGACCCGGGCCTGACGGTCGAGGAGGCGGTCCCGGCGTGGGAGCCCGCCGCCGTCTACGAACCGCGGATCAGCGCGGAGCGGGCCGCCGAGCGCCTGGCCGGTTTCCGCTCGGCCGTGGCCTCGCTGCTTGACCAGGCGCCGACGGCCGCCGCCCACGACTGA
- a CDS encoding NAD(P)/FAD-dependent oxidoreductase: protein MTVTTTGDLPGEVYDVAIIGAGVVGTAIARELARHRLRTALVEASDDVGNGTSKANTAILHTGFDATPGTLEARLVREGYQRLTAYAAETGIPLEPLGALLVAWDAEQLAALPSLAEKAVRNGYDETSILDADAVYAREPHLGPGALGALEVPGESIICPWTTTLAYATQAVRAGVALHLNCPAGAITTGEDHHEIATPRGVLRTRHLVNAAGLYSDEINRRLGHEEFTVTPRRGQLIVFDKFARGLVDHILLPVPTALGKGVLVAPTVYGNVMLGPTAEDLGDKTATGSSADQLASLREKGARIMPELLDEEVTAVYAGLRAATEHGDFQIRADPGRRYVAVGGIRSTGLTASMAIAAHVAELLTECGLDPGPQREIEPVRMPTIGEAFPRPYQRADLIAADPAYGTVVCHCERVTRGEIRDALTATVPPGSLDGLRRRTRALGGRCQGFFCGAAVRAQFDAATAAQDRTEARR from the coding sequence ATGACCGTTACGACCACGGGTGACCTCCCCGGCGAGGTCTACGACGTGGCCATCATCGGCGCCGGGGTGGTCGGCACCGCCATCGCCCGCGAACTGGCCCGCCACCGGCTGCGGACCGCCCTCGTCGAGGCGTCCGACGATGTGGGGAACGGCACCTCCAAGGCCAACACCGCGATCCTGCACACCGGTTTCGACGCCACCCCGGGCACTCTGGAGGCCCGCCTGGTGCGCGAGGGCTACCAGCGGCTGACCGCCTACGCCGCCGAGACCGGCATCCCGCTCGAACCGCTCGGCGCGCTCCTCGTCGCCTGGGACGCCGAACAGCTCGCCGCGCTGCCGTCACTCGCCGAGAAGGCCGTGCGCAACGGCTACGACGAGACGAGCATCCTCGACGCGGACGCGGTCTACGCCCGCGAACCCCATCTGGGACCGGGCGCCCTCGGCGCGCTCGAAGTCCCCGGGGAGAGCATCATCTGCCCCTGGACGACGACGCTCGCCTACGCCACCCAGGCGGTGCGCGCGGGCGTCGCCCTGCATCTGAACTGCCCGGCCGGGGCCATCACCACCGGCGAGGACCACCACGAGATCGCCACCCCGCGCGGGGTGCTGCGCACCCGCCATCTGGTCAACGCCGCGGGGCTGTACTCGGACGAGATCAACCGGCGGCTCGGCCACGAGGAGTTCACCGTGACCCCGCGCCGCGGCCAGCTGATCGTCTTCGACAAGTTCGCCCGCGGCCTGGTGGACCACATCCTGCTGCCGGTGCCCACCGCACTCGGCAAGGGCGTCCTGGTGGCGCCGACCGTGTACGGCAATGTGATGCTCGGCCCCACCGCCGAGGACCTCGGCGACAAGACCGCCACCGGATCGTCTGCGGACCAACTGGCCTCGCTCCGGGAGAAGGGCGCGCGGATCATGCCGGAGCTGCTGGATGAGGAGGTCACCGCGGTCTATGCCGGGCTGCGCGCCGCCACCGAGCACGGCGACTTCCAGATCCGCGCCGACCCCGGCCGACGGTATGTCGCCGTGGGCGGCATCCGCTCCACCGGACTCACCGCCTCGATGGCGATCGCCGCGCATGTGGCGGAGCTGCTCACCGAGTGCGGTCTCGACCCCGGGCCCCAGCGGGAGATCGAGCCCGTGCGGATGCCCACCATCGGCGAGGCCTTCCCGCGCCCCTACCAACGCGCCGATCTCATCGCCGCCGACCCCGCGTACGGCACCGTGGTCTGCCACTGCGAACGCGTCACCCGGGGCGAGATCCGCGACGCGCTGACCGCCACCGTGCCACCGGGCTCGCTCGACGGCCTCCGGCGCCGCACCCGGGCCCTCGGCGGACGCTGCCAGGGATTCTTCTGCGGCGCGGCGGTGCGCGCCCAGTTCGACGCGGCCACCGCGGCCCAGGACCGGACGGAGGCCCGGCGATGA
- a CDS encoding NAD(P)/FAD-dependent oxidoreductase yields MTPTDRTHRTVDVLVIGAGPAGLALAARLAAAGVDRVEVLDREQHAGGIPRHCHHTGFGLRDLRRLMTGPDYARHHIAAAIRAGAVLRTSVTATGWAAARTVDITGPTGLERITATAVVLATGARERPRSARLVPGTRPAGVLTTGQLQQAVHLHHQHVGRRAVIVGAERVSYSAVATLRRAGADVAAMVTDQPRHQTHPARHLGTRLRYGVPLVTDAAVAELTGRGRLESVRLRHRDGRTAAVACDTVVFTGDWIPDHELARSAGIALDPGTRGPAADAEFRTGGPGVFAVGNLLHPVETADIAALDGRLAAGPVLRHLAGRPWTPGALPVRVEAPLLWVSPNRIAPDGPRPPRGRFTLRTTRFLTRPVLTVGQDGRTLHRGRLPRTVAPGRPFHVPADWIAAADAHGGPVRITVD; encoded by the coding sequence ATGACCCCCACCGACCGTACCCACCGCACTGTCGACGTGCTGGTCATCGGCGCCGGACCGGCCGGACTCGCACTCGCCGCGCGGCTGGCCGCCGCGGGGGTGGACCGGGTCGAGGTCCTCGACCGCGAGCAGCACGCGGGCGGCATTCCCCGCCACTGCCACCACACCGGATTCGGACTGCGCGATCTGCGCCGGCTGATGACCGGCCCCGACTATGCCCGCCACCACATCGCCGCCGCCATCCGCGCCGGAGCGGTGCTGCGCACCTCGGTCACGGCCACGGGCTGGGCGGCGGCGAGGACCGTGGACATCACCGGCCCGACGGGCCTGGAGCGAATCACCGCCACGGCCGTCGTCCTGGCCACCGGCGCCCGGGAACGCCCGCGCAGCGCCCGGCTGGTGCCCGGCACCCGGCCGGCGGGTGTTCTCACCACCGGGCAGCTTCAGCAGGCCGTCCATCTGCACCATCAGCACGTCGGCCGACGCGCCGTCATCGTCGGCGCGGAACGCGTCAGCTACTCCGCGGTGGCCACCCTGCGCCGGGCCGGGGCCGACGTCGCCGCCATGGTCACCGACCAGCCCCGCCACCAGACCCACCCGGCGCGCCACCTCGGCACCCGGCTGCGTTATGGCGTTCCGCTGGTCACCGACGCCGCCGTGGCCGAACTGACCGGCCGAGGGCGGCTGGAGAGCGTGCGACTGCGGCACCGGGACGGCAGGACGGCGGCCGTCGCCTGCGACACCGTCGTGTTCACCGGCGACTGGATCCCCGACCACGAACTGGCCAGAAGCGCCGGGATCGCCCTCGACCCCGGCACCCGGGGCCCGGCTGCCGATGCCGAGTTCCGCACCGGCGGACCCGGGGTCTTCGCCGTGGGCAATCTGCTGCACCCCGTCGAGACCGCCGATATCGCCGCCCTCGACGGCCGGTTGGCTGCCGGGCCCGTGCTGCGCCATCTCGCCGGCCGGCCGTGGACCCCCGGGGCGCTGCCCGTGCGGGTCGAGGCGCCGCTGCTGTGGGTCTCACCCAACCGGATCGCCCCGGACGGGCCCCGCCCGCCGCGCGGCCGGTTCACCCTGCGCACCACGCGGTTCCTGACCCGGCCGGTGCTCACCGTCGGCCAGGACGGCCGGACACTGCACCGCGGGCGCCTTCCCCGCACGGTGGCGCCGGGCCGGCCGTTCCACGTGCCCGCCGACTGGATCGCCGCGGCCGACGCACACGGCGGCCCCGTACGCATCACGGTGGACTGA
- a CDS encoding RNA-binding S4 domain-containing protein, which translates to MASDEGSVRVDSWIWSVRLTKTRSMASSACRAGHVRINGERVKPAHTVRPGDEVRLRHAGRDRVVVVSRIVRKRVGAPVAAECFVDNSPPPPPREHTVPIGLRDRGTGRPTKRDRREMERLRGTPGDIG; encoded by the coding sequence ATGGCTTCAGACGAGGGGTCCGTACGGGTGGACAGCTGGATCTGGTCCGTGCGGCTGACCAAGACGCGCTCCATGGCGTCCTCGGCCTGCCGCGCGGGGCACGTCCGGATCAACGGCGAGCGCGTCAAGCCCGCGCACACGGTGCGGCCCGGAGACGAGGTGCGGCTGCGCCATGCGGGGCGCGACCGGGTCGTGGTCGTCTCGCGCATCGTGCGCAAGCGGGTCGGCGCGCCGGTGGCCGCGGAGTGCTTCGTCGACAACAGCCCGCCTCCGCCGCCGCGCGAGCACACCGTGCCGATCGGGCTGCGCGACCGCGGGACGGGCCGTCCCACCAAGCGCGACCGGCGCGAGATGGAGCGGCTGCGCGGTACGCCAGGCGACATCGGCTGA
- the lpdA gene encoding dihydrolipoyl dehydrogenase, whose translation MSAHFDVVVLGAGPGGYVAAIRAAQLGLTTAVVEERYWGGVCLNVGCIPSKALLRNAELAHLFIHEAENFGIRVNGEVTVDYRDAFERSRKVADGRVKGVHYLMKKNKITKYEGRGTFTGPHELRVTLTEGDTETVTFDHCVIATGSLTNLLPGTSLSERVVTYEEQILAPTLPGSVLIAGAGAIGVEFAYIMHSYGVQVTLVEFMDRIVPLEDEEVSAELTRRFRRLGMNILTSTRVEAINDAGPAVKVMVTTGGQRQTLQAARVLQAIGFRPRVDGYGLEHTGVRLTERGAIEVDGLCRTNVPHIFAIGDVTAKLMLAHAAEAMGIVAAETIAGAETVELDYVMIPRATFCQPQIASFGWTEAQARERGFDVRVAKFPFTANGKAQGLGDPVGFVKLISDGRHGELLGGHLIGPEVTELLPELTLAQQWDLTVHEVARNIHAHPTLSEAVKEAVHGLAGHMINL comes from the coding sequence ATGAGCGCACATTTCGACGTGGTGGTTCTGGGAGCCGGCCCGGGCGGCTATGTCGCCGCGATCCGCGCCGCCCAGCTTGGCCTGACCACGGCCGTCGTCGAGGAACGCTACTGGGGCGGCGTCTGCCTGAACGTGGGCTGCATCCCGTCCAAGGCCCTGCTGCGCAACGCCGAGCTGGCCCATCTGTTCATCCATGAGGCCGAGAACTTCGGCATCCGGGTGAACGGCGAGGTGACCGTGGACTACCGCGACGCGTTCGAGCGCAGCCGCAAGGTGGCCGACGGACGGGTCAAGGGCGTCCACTATCTGATGAAGAAGAACAAGATCACCAAGTACGAGGGACGGGGCACCTTCACCGGGCCCCACGAGCTGCGGGTCACCCTCACCGAGGGTGACACGGAGACGGTCACCTTCGACCACTGCGTCATCGCCACGGGCTCGCTCACCAATCTGCTGCCCGGCACCTCCCTCAGCGAGCGAGTGGTGACCTACGAGGAGCAGATCCTCGCCCCCACCCTGCCCGGCAGCGTCCTCATCGCGGGCGCGGGCGCCATCGGCGTGGAGTTCGCGTACATCATGCACAGCTACGGGGTGCAGGTGACGCTGGTGGAGTTCATGGACCGGATCGTGCCCCTGGAGGACGAGGAGGTCTCCGCCGAGCTCACCCGCCGCTTCCGCAGGCTCGGCATGAACATCCTGACCTCCACCCGGGTGGAGGCGATCAACGACGCGGGCCCCGCGGTCAAGGTCATGGTGACCACGGGCGGCCAGCGGCAGACTCTGCAGGCCGCCCGGGTGCTGCAGGCCATCGGATTCCGGCCGCGGGTGGACGGATACGGGCTGGAGCACACCGGCGTCCGGCTGACCGAGCGGGGCGCCATCGAGGTGGACGGCCTCTGCCGCACCAATGTGCCGCATATCTTCGCCATCGGTGATGTCACCGCCAAGCTGATGCTGGCGCACGCCGCCGAGGCCATGGGCATCGTCGCGGCGGAGACCATCGCCGGGGCGGAGACCGTGGAGCTCGACTATGTGATGATCCCGCGCGCCACCTTCTGCCAGCCGCAGATCGCCAGCTTCGGCTGGACCGAGGCCCAGGCGCGGGAGCGCGGCTTCGACGTACGGGTGGCGAAGTTCCCGTTCACCGCCAACGGGAAGGCCCAGGGCCTCGGCGACCCGGTGGGCTTCGTGAAGCTCATCAGCGACGGCCGCCACGGCGAGCTGCTGGGCGGCCATCTCATCGGCCCCGAGGTCACCGAGCTGCTGCCCGAACTCACCCTCGCCCAGCAGTGGGACCTGACCGTGCACGAGGTGGCTCGCAACATCCACGCCCATCCGACCCTCAGCGAGGCGGTGAAGGAGGCCGTCCACGGGCTCGCCGGACACATGATCAATCTGTGA